The nucleotide window TCCATTGTCGACATCGAGCAGAATGGCGTCGAACTTCGAACGCTGCGACCGGATGATCTCGGTGACATCCGTCTCTCGAATGCTCACGCGCGAATCGTCCAGGCTGTCGCCAAAAAGTTCTGCCATCGGGCCTCGGGCCCAACTGATCACCGCCGGCACCAGCTCCGCCACCACGATCTGCGCTTCATTGCCGAGCGCGGCGAGCGCCGCACGCAGCGTAAAGCCCATGCCCAATCCGCCGATCAGCACATGCGGTTTTGCGACCTTTTCGATCTTCTTCGCAGCGAGCGTCGCGAGCGCCGCTTCCGAGCCGGACAGGCGGCTGTTCATCAGTTCGTTGCTGCCGAGCTTGATCGAGAACTCCTTGCCGCGGCGCATCAGGCGGAGTTCGCTGCCGGTGCCAGGAATGCGGGCGGTGTCGAGCTTTTCCCAGGGAATCATGCGGAGGGTTGTAGCATGCGCTCTCAATAGCCGTCGTCTCTGCGTTCGCATTGCGTTCGCAGTGACGACGGTTTATCCGCCAGCCCAAACGTCCAGCACGTAGCGGTTCTTCGTGCCGAGATCGTCGATCCAGTGCAGGCCGGCTTCGGCGTCGGCACCCGACTTTTCGCGATAGATTGCGACCAGTGCGGCCTTGACGTCGGGCTCCATCTTGCCGCCGTCGCCGCAGACATATACGATCGCGCCCTGCTCGATCAGGCTCCAGACGCGGTCCTTTTGCGCCGTCACCTGGTGCTGCACATAGGTCTTCGGTCCCTCGGCACGCGAGAACGCGGTGTGCAGCGCGGCGATGCCGTCGTTGGCGAAGGCCTTCAATTCATCCGCATAAAGGAAATCCTGCTCGGGATGACGGCAGCCGAAGAACAGCATTGCAGGTCCCAGCTTGGCGCCCTGCGCCTTGCGGTGCGCGCGCTCCTGCAGAAAGCCGCGGAACGGCGCCAGCCCCGTGCCGGGACCGATCATGATCACGGGTTGGGCCGCATCATCCGGTAGCCGGAAGCCGGCCTT belongs to Bradyrhizobium icense and includes:
- a CDS encoding spermidine synthase, which codes for MIPWEKLDTARIPGTGSELRLMRRGKEFSIKLGSNELMNSRLSGSEAALATLAAKKIEKVAKPHVLIGGLGMGFTLRAALAALGNEAQIVVAELVPAVISWARGPMAELFGDSLDDSRVSIRETDVTEIIRSQRSKFDAILLDVDNGPEGLTREGNDALYNAAGLHATHAALRPGGALAVWSSGPNPAFAKRLRGAGFDVNEVNIRATGKGRGVRHVIWIATKS